The DNA region TCGCGGCGGAGCCCGGCGAGCTCGCGGTACGCCCCGGTGAGGACCCCTGGACCCCCGAGGAGGTCGCGGAGGCACGCACGGGGCTGATGTCGGAGGCCCTGCGGCTGCGCGCCGAGATCACGCACTCCGAGGAGTCCCTGGCGGGCCTGATGCGCGACTCCGGGGACGGCGCGGGCGACGACCAGGCCGACACCGGCACCAAGAACATCACGCGCGAGAGCGAGATGGCGCTCGCAGCCAACGCCAGGGAGATGCTGGAGCAGGACGAGCGCGCCCTCGAACGCCTGGACGCGGGCACGTACGGGCTCTGCGAGAGCTGTGGCAACCCCATCGGGAAGGCCCGTATGCAGGCCTTCCCGCGCGCCACCCTGTGCGTCGAGTGCAAGCAGAAACAGGAGCGCCGTTACTGATCGGCCAATGATCCGGTACTGATCGGCCCGGTGCGCCTCCTGAGCACATGGGCGCGGCAGGCCGTGCCGTACTCTCGTCCTCAGTCAGGCACCTAGGTTGAGGGACTCACGTGGCAGAGGCGGAGCGGATCATCGGTACGCCGGATATCCCGGAGGCGGCTGGCGCCGAGCCGGAGCAGACCGACCAGAACGCGGCGGCGGGCGAGCGGTCCGATGCCCAGGGGGCGCAGGACCCGGCCGGGAGCCAGGGCTCCGACTCCGACTCCGGTTCCGAGGAGGCGGCGGCCCCGGCCGAGCCCTCCAGGGGCAAGCGCCGGATCGCCGTGCTGTTCACGGTCGCCATCCTGGCGTACGCGCTGGACCTGATCAGCAAGATGATCGTGGTCGCGAAGCTGGAGCACCACGAGCCGATCGAGATCATCGGGGACTGGCTGAGGTTCGAGGCGATCCGCAACGCGGGCGCGGCCTTCGGTATCGGCGAGGCCTTCACCGTCATCTTCACGGTGATCGCCGCGGCCGTGATCGTGGTGATCGCCCGGCTCGCCCGCAAGCTCTACAGCCTTCCCTGGGCGATCGCGCTCGGTCTGCTGCTGGGCGGTGCGCTCGGCAACCTCACCGACCGGATCTTCCGCGCGCCGGGCGTCTTCGAGGGCGCGGTCGTCGACTTCATCGCGCCCAAGCACTTCGCGGTCTTCAACCTCGCCGACTCCGCGATCGTCTGCGGCGGCATCCTGATCGTGCTGCTGTCCTTCCGCGGGCTCGACCCGGACGGCACCGTCCACAAGGACTGAGGGCCAAGGATCGAGGGCCGCCCACGGGGCCGTCGGAGGGCACTGTTGTTCGGGCTCTGGTCAGGGGCGTCGGACCTGTCCGGCATACTCGACGGGTGAGCACCAGTCCCGAGATCCGTACCCTGCCCGTGCCCGACGG from Streptomyces sp. NBC_00258 includes:
- the lspA gene encoding signal peptidase II, which gives rise to MAEAERIIGTPDIPEAAGAEPEQTDQNAAAGERSDAQGAQDPAGSQGSDSDSGSEEAAAPAEPSRGKRRIAVLFTVAILAYALDLISKMIVVAKLEHHEPIEIIGDWLRFEAIRNAGAAFGIGEAFTVIFTVIAAAVIVVIARLARKLYSLPWAIALGLLLGGALGNLTDRIFRAPGVFEGAVVDFIAPKHFAVFNLADSAIVCGGILIVLLSFRGLDPDGTVHKD